The Nostoc sp. 'Lobaria pulmonaria (5183) cyanobiont' genome window below encodes:
- a CDS encoding DUF1350 family protein, which produces MNLKLRFKPVSHSWVALHPKPKGVIQFIAGAFFGTFGSMLFYRYLLQSLFEQGYTIILLPFNFTFNHYVEAGFLMREQYEILPELVRMASIAGYDYEAYLDDKNFSWIGHSLGCKYISLLEGFTALSPNPQDREQFIRNLLSKTSNESEIESVIADIDILFDELTQKRDEVKNLIYTYVHKNININSVFIKGQVSILLAPAIADTGSAIRPQFLADIIDNLGWGVKPTVEETQYLIKDSELFNIMGLVCFKSDNIAKSTCEWFTNILQKPPQDFRKTLAGGHLRPLGIQLAKYVINLFGKPLIESVQERNKAFEHNVIHLLEELKEKSK; this is translated from the coding sequence ATGAATCTAAAACTGAGATTTAAACCAGTTTCTCACAGTTGGGTTGCTCTACATCCAAAGCCTAAAGGGGTAATTCAATTTATTGCAGGCGCTTTCTTTGGAACATTTGGCTCCATGCTTTTTTATCGTTATCTGCTTCAATCTCTATTCGAGCAGGGATATACAATTATTCTTTTGCCGTTTAATTTTACTTTTAACCATTATGTAGAAGCTGGTTTTCTCATGAGGGAGCAGTATGAAATTCTACCAGAGCTTGTGAGGATGGCAAGTATTGCAGGATATGATTATGAAGCTTATCTAGATGATAAAAACTTTTCTTGGATTGGACATAGCCTTGGCTGTAAATACATCTCCTTATTAGAAGGATTTACTGCTCTATCTCCCAACCCTCAAGATAGAGAGCAGTTTATTCGTAACCTACTATCTAAAACTTCTAATGAGTCAGAAATAGAAAGTGTTATTGCAGATATTGACATTCTTTTTGATGAATTAACGCAAAAAAGAGATGAGGTTAAAAACTTAATTTATACTTATGTACATAAGAATATCAACATTAACAGTGTCTTCATTAAAGGGCAGGTTTCTATCCTATTAGCGCCTGCTATTGCTGACACAGGGAGCGCAATTCGTCCTCAATTTTTAGCGGATATCATCGATAATCTTGGTTGGGGCGTGAAACCAACCGTTGAAGAAACCCAGTATTTAATCAAGGATAGTGAGCTATTTAATATCATGGGTTTAGTCTGTTTCAAATCAGACAATATTGCTAAATCAACCTGTGAATGGTTTACTAATATTCTGCAAAAGCCACCTCAAGATTTTCGGAAAACTTTAGCAGGTGGACATTTAAGACCTCTAGGTATTCAACTAGCTAAGTATGTGATTAATCTTTTTGGTAAACCGTTAATTGAATCAGTTCAAGAGCGAAACAAAGCATTTGAGCATAATGTAATTCACTTGCTTGAGGAACTGAAAGAAAAATCAAAATAA